Proteins encoded by one window of Streptomyces sp. NBC_01571:
- a CDS encoding enoyl-CoA hydratase/isomerase family protein, translated as MEPQLLHSVGDGIATVVIHHPAKRNAMTAGMWRALPPLLDGLAADPAVRAVVLTGEGDTFCAGADISTLRGSSDEAQGLAVRAEDALAAFPKPTLAAVRGYCVGGGSQLAAACDLRFAEAGALFGVTPAKLGIVYPASATRRLVSLVGPATAKYLLFSGELIDAERALRTGLVDEVLAGDELDKRVAEFTRVLTARSLLTQAAAKEFANGRTGRDTHWAEQARGSGDTAEGVAAFLERRPPRFTWTTPGSGPASGG; from the coding sequence ATGGAGCCGCAGCTGCTGCACAGCGTCGGCGACGGCATCGCCACCGTCGTCATCCACCACCCGGCCAAGCGCAACGCCATGACGGCCGGGATGTGGCGGGCGCTGCCGCCCCTGCTCGACGGGCTGGCCGCCGACCCGGCCGTCCGCGCGGTGGTACTCACCGGGGAGGGTGACACCTTCTGCGCGGGGGCCGACATCTCGACCCTGCGCGGCTCCTCGGACGAGGCACAGGGCCTCGCCGTGCGGGCCGAGGACGCGCTCGCCGCCTTCCCCAAGCCGACACTCGCGGCCGTCCGCGGGTACTGCGTCGGCGGCGGGTCGCAGCTCGCGGCGGCCTGCGATCTGCGGTTCGCGGAGGCCGGCGCGCTGTTCGGGGTGACCCCGGCGAAGCTGGGAATCGTCTACCCCGCCTCCGCCACCCGGCGTCTGGTGTCGCTCGTGGGACCGGCGACCGCCAAGTACCTGCTGTTCTCGGGCGAGTTGATCGACGCGGAGCGCGCGCTGCGCACCGGCCTGGTGGACGAGGTGCTGGCGGGGGACGAACTCGACAAGCGGGTCGCGGAGTTCACCCGGGTACTGACGGCGCGGTCGCTGCTGACGCAGGCGGCCGCCAAGGAGTTCGCGAACGGGCGGACCGGCCGGGACACGCACTGGGCGGAGCAGGCACGCGGCAGCGGCGACACCGCGGAGGGCGTCGCCGCCTTCCTGGAGCGCCGCCCGCCGCGGTTCACCTGGACCACGCCGGGGTCCGGTCCGGCTAGCGGAGGATGA
- a CDS encoding FAD-dependent oxidoreductase, whose protein sequence is MENTRSDDVIVVGSGVIGLTTAVVLAERGRRVRVWTREPAERATSAVAGALWWPYRIEPEALAGEWALQSLSVYEELAERPATTGVRMVDGVLAGSRLDAQGPWAARVPGLRAATPEEYAGIGLCARLPLIDMPVHLRWLRERFTAAGGTVETRTVTDLARVAAPVVVNCAGLGARTLVPDPAVRPVRGQLVITENPGINSWIVATDRSAGTSTYVFPQPDRLVLGGTTDEDDWSLTPDPVAAARIVERCVALRPEIAGARVLGHLVGLRPVRTPVRLEREVRADGRVVVHHYGHGGAGVTVAWGCAREAAALVGGEDPAAAR, encoded by the coding sequence GTGGAGAACACGCGAAGCGACGACGTGATCGTGGTCGGCAGCGGTGTCATCGGACTGACGACGGCCGTCGTCCTGGCCGAGCGCGGCAGGCGGGTCCGGGTGTGGACGCGGGAGCCCGCCGAGCGGGCCACCTCTGCGGTCGCCGGCGCGCTGTGGTGGCCGTACCGCATCGAGCCCGAGGCGCTCGCCGGCGAATGGGCGCTCCAGTCACTCTCCGTGTACGAGGAGTTGGCGGAGCGGCCGGCGACGACGGGCGTACGCATGGTCGACGGTGTACTGGCGGGGTCGCGACTGGACGCGCAGGGCCCATGGGCCGCCCGGGTGCCGGGGCTGCGGGCGGCCACACCCGAGGAGTACGCCGGAATCGGGCTGTGCGCGCGACTGCCGCTGATCGACATGCCGGTGCATCTGCGGTGGCTGCGCGAGAGGTTCACGGCGGCCGGCGGGACCGTCGAGACCCGGACGGTGACCGACCTCGCCCGGGTTGCGGCGCCGGTCGTCGTCAACTGCGCGGGGCTGGGGGCACGCACGCTGGTCCCGGATCCGGCCGTACGGCCCGTGCGCGGACAGCTCGTGATCACGGAGAACCCCGGCATCAACTCCTGGATCGTCGCGACCGACCGGAGCGCCGGGACGAGCACGTACGTCTTCCCGCAGCCCGACCGGCTGGTGCTCGGGGGCACCACCGACGAGGACGACTGGTCGCTCACGCCCGATCCGGTGGCGGCGGCGCGGATCGTCGAGCGGTGTGTGGCCCTGCGCCCCGAGATCGCGGGGGCGCGTGTCCTCGGTCATCTGGTGGGTCTGCGGCCGGTGCGCACCCCGGTGCGGCTGGAGCGTGAGGTGCGCGCCGACGGGCGGGTCGTGGTGCACCACTACGGCCATGGTGGCGCGGGGGTCACGGTGGCCTGGGGATGCGCGCGGGAGGCGGCCGCGCTCGTCGGGGGCGAGGACCCGGCCGCGGCGCGCTGA
- a CDS encoding ATP-binding protein, with protein MENHGRGFDSRPDGGGDVPPDRRPPGGPLPYEGVWRFTAPAVDASVPQARHAVRDLLARQRVPASDDLVQGLLLIVSELVTNAVRHAALLSPTLAVEVAVGAEWVRVSVEDNHPYRPTALEADHGQTGGRGLLLVREVARESGGVCDVEHTTTGGKVIWAALPLTPSVV; from the coding sequence ATGGAGAACCACGGGCGGGGGTTCGACTCCCGTCCCGACGGCGGCGGGGACGTGCCTCCCGATCGGAGACCGCCGGGGGGTCCGCTGCCGTACGAGGGAGTGTGGCGGTTCACCGCTCCCGCCGTCGACGCCTCGGTGCCGCAGGCGCGACACGCCGTTCGTGACCTGCTCGCGCGGCAACGGGTGCCCGCCTCGGACGACCTCGTGCAAGGGCTCCTGCTGATCGTCTCCGAACTGGTCACGAACGCCGTCCGGCACGCGGCACTGCTGTCCCCGACGCTCGCCGTCGAGGTGGCCGTCGGCGCCGAGTGGGTGCGTGTCTCCGTGGAGGACAACCACCCCTACCGCCCGACGGCCCTGGAGGCCGACCACGGCCAGACCGGCGGGCGCGGGCTGCTGCTGGTGCGGGAGGTCGCCCGGGAGTCGGGCGGGGTGTGCGACGTCGAGCACACGACGACCGGCGGCAAGGTGATCTGGGCCGCCCTGCCGCTCACGCCGAGTGTCGTCTAG
- a CDS encoding ABC-F family ATP-binding cassette domain-containing protein, translating to MTATLVAKNLAAGHGDRSLFAGLDLVVAPGDVIGLVGANGAGKSTLLRLLAGLLTPEQGELRLSPPSAAVGHLPQEPERRDGETVRAFLARRTGVAEAQRVMDEATQGLVDGAPGADDAYAESLERWLALGGADLDERAEEVADTLGLAVDLDQPMTALSGGQAARAGLASLLLSRYDVFLLDEPTNDLDLDGLERLERFVSGLRAGTVVVSHDREFLTRTVTKVLELDLAQQQITLYGGGYEAYLEERDTARRHAREDYDEYADKRSALEGRAQMQRSWMDKGVKNARRKANNDNDKIGRKFRSEASEKQAAKARQTQRMIERLDAVDEPRKEWELRMEIAAAPRSGAVVATLRDAEVRRGDFTFGPATLQIDWADRVAVTGANGAGKSTLLGALLGRVPLNAGHATLGSGVVVGEVDQARKLFHGSESLLDAFCAAVPDTEPAEVRTLLAKFGLKAEHVLRPAASLSPGERTRSALALLQGRGVNLLVLDEPTNHLDLPAIEQLESALDTYEGTLLLVTHDRRMLDAVRTTRRLEVAAGKVTER from the coding sequence ATGACTGCCACTCTCGTCGCCAAGAACCTCGCCGCCGGACACGGCGACCGCTCGCTCTTCGCCGGGCTCGACCTCGTCGTCGCGCCCGGCGACGTGATCGGGCTCGTCGGTGCCAACGGCGCGGGCAAGTCCACGCTGCTGCGGCTGCTCGCCGGGCTGCTCACGCCCGAGCAGGGGGAACTGCGGCTGTCCCCGCCGTCCGCGGCGGTCGGTCACCTGCCGCAGGAGCCGGAGCGCCGGGACGGCGAGACCGTACGGGCCTTCCTGGCGCGGCGCACCGGTGTGGCGGAGGCCCAGCGGGTGATGGACGAGGCGACGCAGGGGCTCGTCGACGGCGCGCCCGGCGCGGACGACGCCTACGCGGAGAGCCTGGAACGCTGGCTCGCCCTCGGTGGCGCCGACCTCGACGAGCGGGCGGAGGAGGTCGCCGACACCCTAGGGCTCGCGGTCGACCTGGACCAGCCGATGACGGCCCTGTCCGGTGGGCAGGCCGCCCGCGCGGGCCTGGCCTCGCTGCTGCTCTCCCGCTACGACGTCTTCCTGCTCGACGAGCCCACCAACGACCTCGACCTGGACGGACTGGAGCGGCTCGAACGGTTCGTCTCCGGCCTGCGCGCGGGCACCGTCGTCGTCAGCCACGACCGCGAGTTCCTCACCCGCACGGTCACCAAGGTGCTCGAACTCGACCTCGCGCAGCAGCAGATCACGCTGTACGGCGGCGGCTACGAGGCGTACCTGGAGGAGCGTGACACCGCCCGCCGGCACGCCCGCGAGGACTACGACGAGTACGCGGACAAGCGGTCCGCTCTCGAAGGGCGCGCCCAGATGCAGCGCTCCTGGATGGACAAGGGCGTGAAGAACGCCCGGCGCAAGGCGAACAACGACAACGACAAGATCGGCCGCAAGTTCCGCAGCGAGGCCAGTGAGAAGCAGGCCGCGAAGGCCCGGCAGACCCAGCGCATGATCGAACGGCTCGACGCCGTCGACGAGCCGCGCAAGGAGTGGGAACTGCGCATGGAGATCGCGGCCGCGCCGCGTTCCGGAGCGGTGGTCGCCACGCTGCGGGACGCCGAGGTGCGGCGCGGCGACTTCACGTTCGGGCCCGCCACGCTCCAGATCGACTGGGCGGACCGGGTGGCCGTCACGGGCGCCAACGGCGCGGGCAAGTCGACCCTGCTGGGTGCCCTGCTCGGCCGTGTCCCGCTGAATGCCGGGCACGCCACCCTCGGCTCCGGTGTCGTCGTCGGCGAGGTCGACCAGGCCCGCAAGCTCTTCCATGGCTCGGAGTCCCTGCTCGACGCGTTCTGCGCGGCCGTCCCCGACACCGAACCGGCCGAAGTCCGAACCCTGCTCGCCAAGTTCGGCCTGAAGGCGGAACACGTGCTGCGCCCGGCCGCGAGCCTCTCCCCGGGCGAGCGCACCCGTTCGGCGCTGGCCCTGCTCCAGGGGCGCGGGGTCAACCTCCTCGTCCTCGACGAGCCGACCAACCACCTCGACCTGCCCGCGATCGAGCAGTTGGAGTCGGCCCTCGACACGTACGAGGGCACGCTGCTGCTGGTGACCCACGACCGCCGGATGCTCGACGCCGTCCGCACCACACGACGCCTGGAAGTGGCCGCGGGCAAGGTGACGGAGCGCTGA
- a CDS encoding DJ-1/PfpI family protein, whose translation MQIAIVLYDRFTALDAVGPYETLGRLPGAETVFVAERTGPVRNETGNLALTADRTLDQVPDPDIVVVPGGPGQTPQMENQVLLDWLRAADATSTWTTSVCTGSLLLAAAGLLDGRRATSHWLALGTLGEFGAEPTGERVVFDGKYVTAAGVSSGIDMGLHLLGRIAGDEHAQAVQLLTEYDPQPPYDAGSPQKAPAHLVEELRAKSRFILR comes from the coding sequence ATGCAGATCGCCATCGTTCTCTACGACCGCTTCACCGCCCTGGACGCCGTGGGCCCCTACGAGACCCTCGGCCGGCTGCCCGGCGCCGAGACCGTCTTCGTCGCCGAGCGCACCGGCCCGGTCCGCAACGAGACCGGCAATCTGGCACTCACCGCCGACCGCACCCTGGACCAGGTGCCGGACCCGGACATCGTCGTGGTCCCCGGCGGCCCGGGGCAGACCCCGCAGATGGAGAACCAAGTCCTTCTGGACTGGCTGCGCGCCGCAGACGCCACGAGCACCTGGACCACCTCCGTGTGCACCGGCTCGCTGCTCCTGGCCGCGGCCGGGCTCCTCGACGGCCGCCGGGCCACCTCGCACTGGCTGGCCCTCGGCACCCTGGGGGAGTTCGGTGCCGAGCCGACGGGGGAGCGGGTGGTCTTCGACGGGAAGTACGTGACGGCGGCCGGCGTCTCGTCCGGCATCGACATGGGGCTCCACCTGCTCGGCCGGATCGCGGGCGACGAACACGCCCAGGCCGTGCAGCTGCTGACGGAGTACGACCCGCAGCCGCCCTACGACGCGGGGTCCCCGCAGAAGGCGCCCGCGCACCTGGTGGAGGAGCTCCGCGCGAAGAGCCGGTTCATCCTCCGCTAG
- the galE gene encoding UDP-glucose 4-epimerase GalE, which produces MTWLITGGAGYIGAHVARAMAEAGERVVALDDLSSGVARRLPESIPLVQGSSLDGELLKRVLAEHAVTGVVHLAARKQVGESVDQPTRYYQENVGGLATLLEAVAGAGVRRFLFSSSAAVYGNPDVDLITEDTPCAPMSPYGETKLTGEWLVRAAGRAHGIATVCLRYFNVAGAATPELADTGVFNVIPMVFDRLTRGEAPRIFGADYPTPDGTCVRDYIHVADLAEAHLAAARRLAGDATGDLTVNIGRGEGVSVRELLTLIAEVSGDTREPVVEPRRPGDAPRAVASAALAARELDWSARRAVREMVASAWDGWRLHHPPTQD; this is translated from the coding sequence ATGACATGGCTGATCACAGGCGGGGCCGGATACATCGGGGCACATGTGGCGCGGGCGATGGCGGAGGCCGGGGAGCGCGTCGTCGCCCTGGACGACCTCTCGTCCGGGGTGGCCCGGCGGCTCCCGGAGAGCATCCCCCTGGTGCAGGGATCGTCTCTGGACGGGGAGCTGCTCAAGCGGGTTCTCGCGGAGCACGCGGTGACGGGTGTGGTGCATCTCGCGGCGCGCAAGCAGGTCGGTGAGTCCGTGGACCAGCCCACGCGCTACTACCAGGAGAACGTGGGCGGTCTCGCGACGCTTCTGGAGGCGGTGGCCGGGGCGGGTGTGCGGCGGTTCCTGTTCTCCTCCTCCGCGGCCGTCTACGGCAACCCGGACGTGGACCTCATCACGGAGGACACCCCGTGCGCGCCGATGAGCCCGTACGGGGAGACGAAGCTCACCGGGGAGTGGCTGGTGCGGGCGGCGGGCCGGGCGCACGGCATCGCGACGGTGTGCCTGCGCTACTTCAACGTGGCGGGCGCGGCCACGCCGGAGCTCGCCGACACCGGGGTGTTCAACGTGATCCCGATGGTCTTCGACCGCCTCACCCGCGGCGAGGCCCCGCGGATCTTCGGCGCCGACTATCCGACGCCGGACGGCACTTGCGTCCGGGACTACATCCACGTCGCGGACCTCGCCGAGGCACACCTCGCGGCGGCCCGCCGGCTGGCGGGCGACGCGACGGGCGATCTCACCGTGAACATCGGCCGGGGCGAGGGCGTCTCGGTACGTGAGCTGCTCACGCTCATCGCGGAGGTCAGCGGTGACACTCGGGAGCCGGTCGTCGAGCCGCGTCGTCCCGGTGACGCGCCGCGCGCGGTCGCCTCGGCCGCGCTGGCCGCCCGGGAGCTGGACTGGAGCGCGCGGCGCGCAGTGCGCGAGATGGTCGCGTCGGCGTGGGACGGATGGCGGCTTCATCACCCCCCGACACAGGATTAA
- a CDS encoding GlxA family transcriptional regulator: MRTVLVVLFDAVQSLDVTGPAEVFAGAETCRPGSYRVRTASLDGAPVRTSSGLTLVPDGTLAEAPAPHTLLVPGGRGTRRPDPRLTDWLREHGPRADRLVSVCTGALLLARAGLLDGRRATTHWAYCDTLARDHPAVQVESDPIYVRDGRVSTSAGVTSGIDLALALVEEDLGRGAALTVARHLVVFLRRPGSQAQFSAQLAAQTARREPLREVQQWITEHPGEDLCVESLAARARLSPRHFARAFQSETGVTPGRYVDRVRLEHARRLLEDTADGVTEISRACGYGTPEAMRRAFVRALGAAPAEYRRRFRPASTH, translated from the coding sequence ATGCGAACCGTCCTGGTCGTCCTCTTCGACGCGGTGCAGAGCCTCGACGTCACGGGTCCCGCGGAGGTCTTCGCGGGCGCCGAGACCTGCCGGCCCGGCTCGTACCGCGTCCGTACCGCCTCCCTGGACGGCGCGCCGGTCCGCACCTCCAGCGGCCTGACCCTCGTCCCCGACGGCACCCTCGCCGAGGCGCCGGCCCCGCACACCCTGCTCGTCCCCGGCGGACGGGGCACCCGGCGCCCGGACCCCCGGCTCACCGACTGGCTGCGCGAGCACGGTCCCCGCGCCGACCGGCTGGTCTCCGTCTGCACCGGCGCCCTCCTGCTCGCCCGGGCGGGCCTGCTCGACGGCCGCCGCGCGACCACCCACTGGGCGTACTGCGACACACTCGCCCGTGACCACCCGGCCGTCCAGGTCGAGTCCGACCCCATCTACGTACGCGACGGCCGGGTGTCCACCTCCGCGGGCGTCACCTCCGGAATCGACCTCGCCCTCGCGCTCGTCGAGGAGGACCTCGGCCGCGGGGCCGCCCTCACCGTCGCGCGTCATCTGGTCGTCTTCCTGCGGCGTCCCGGCAGCCAGGCCCAGTTCAGCGCACAGCTCGCCGCGCAGACGGCCCGGCGCGAACCCCTGCGCGAGGTCCAGCAGTGGATCACCGAACATCCCGGCGAGGACCTCTGCGTGGAGTCGCTCGCCGCCCGTGCGCGGCTCTCGCCCCGGCACTTCGCGCGCGCCTTCCAGTCCGAGACGGGGGTCACCCCGGGCCGGTACGTCGACCGGGTCCGCCTCGAACACGCCCGGCGGCTGCTGGAGGACACCGCCGACGGCGTCACGGAGATATCCCGCGCCTGCGGTTACGGCACGCCGGAGGCCATGCGCCGGGCCTTCGTCCGGGCGCTCGGCGCGGCCCCGGCCGAGTACCGGCGCCGCTTCCGCCCCGCATCCACGCACTGA
- the idi gene encoding isopentenyl-diphosphate Delta-isomerase: protein MPITPATATHSSSNGTVEAILLELVDEDGNTIGTAEKLAAHQPPGQLHRAFSVFLFDERGRLLLQQRALGKYHSPGVWSNTCCGHPYPGEAPFAAAARRTYEELGVSPSLLAEAGTVRYNHPDPESGLVEQEYNHLFVGMVQASLRPDAEEVGDTAFVTAAELAERHEKDPFSSWFMTVLDAARPAVRELTGPSAGW, encoded by the coding sequence ATGCCGATCACACCTGCCACCGCGACGCACAGTTCGTCGAACGGCACCGTTGAAGCGATCTTGCTCGAGCTGGTCGACGAGGACGGCAATACGATCGGCACGGCGGAGAAGCTCGCCGCCCATCAGCCACCCGGGCAGCTGCACCGGGCCTTCTCCGTCTTCCTCTTCGACGAGCGCGGGCGGCTGCTGCTCCAGCAGCGCGCCCTGGGCAAGTACCACTCGCCCGGTGTGTGGTCCAACACCTGCTGCGGCCACCCCTACCCCGGCGAGGCCCCCTTCGCGGCGGCCGCCCGCCGGACCTACGAGGAGCTCGGGGTCTCCCCCTCGCTGCTCGCGGAGGCGGGCACGGTCCGCTACAACCACCCGGACCCGGAGTCCGGCCTGGTGGAGCAGGAGTACAACCACCTCTTCGTCGGGATGGTGCAGGCCTCGCTGCGGCCCGACGCGGAGGAGGTCGGCGACACGGCCTTCGTGACCGCCGCCGAGCTCGCCGAGCGGCACGAGAAGGACCCCTTCTCGTCGTGGTTCATGACCGTCCTGGACGCGGCCCGTCCCGCGGTCAGGGAGCTGACGGGCCCGTCCGCCGGCTGGTGA
- a CDS encoding Tex family protein has protein sequence MTTPLVGSIEGRIAEELGVRERQVKSAVDLLDGGSTVPFIARYRKEATEMLDDAQLRTIEERLRYLRELEDRRTAILESVREQGKLTDEVEAQIRGAETKARLEDIYLPFKPKRRTKAQIAREAGLEPLAEGLLGDPSVDPLAAATAFVDADKGVADPQAALDGARSILTERFSEDADLIGELRERMWVRGRLAAKVRDGKEEAGAKFADYFDFAEPFKELPSHRVLAMLRGEKEEVLDLVLEPEEPAESPTAPSSYEGIVAQRFGIADRGRPADKWLKDTVRWAWRTRLLVHLGIDLRLRLRTAAEDEAVDVFAANLRDLLLAAPAGTRATLGLDPGFRTGVKVAVVDATGKVVATDVIYPHVPANKWDEAVAKLARLAKEHTVDLIAIGNGTASRETDKLAGELITKHPELQLTKVMVSEAGASVYSASAFASQELPDMDVSLRGAVSIARRLQDPLAELVKIDPKSIGVGQYQHDLSEVKLSRSLDAVVEDCVNGVGVDVNTASAPLLSRVSGITSGLAENIVAHRDANGPFRSRTSLKDVARLGPKAYEQCAGFLRIRGGDDPLDASSVHPEAYPVVRRMVKTAGSEVATLIGNTGVLRSLRPADFVDETFGLPTVSDILKELEKPGRDPRPAFKTATFKEGVEKISDLASGMVLEGVVTNVAAFGAFVDIGVHQDGLVHVSAMSRTFVKDPRDVVKSGDIVKVKVLDIDIPRKRISLTLRLDDEATASDQQGEGGRPQRGGRPPQQRQQQRQPRGGAGGGGGGGGGSRQAAPPPANSAMADALRRAGLVDPKKGRR, from the coding sequence GTGACGACACCCCTCGTAGGGTCCATCGAAGGCAGGATCGCCGAGGAGCTCGGCGTACGGGAACGGCAGGTCAAGTCCGCCGTCGACTTGCTCGACGGCGGTTCGACGGTGCCCTTCATCGCCCGCTACCGCAAGGAAGCGACCGAGATGCTCGACGATGCGCAGCTGCGCACCATCGAGGAGCGGCTGCGCTATCTGCGGGAGCTGGAGGACCGGCGCACGGCGATCCTCGAATCGGTGCGCGAGCAGGGCAAGCTCACCGACGAGGTCGAGGCCCAGATCCGGGGCGCCGAGACCAAGGCGCGCCTGGAGGACATCTATCTGCCGTTCAAGCCGAAGCGGCGCACGAAGGCGCAGATCGCGCGCGAGGCGGGTCTGGAGCCGCTGGCCGAGGGCCTGCTCGGCGACCCGTCGGTCGACCCGCTCGCCGCGGCGACGGCCTTCGTCGACGCGGACAAGGGCGTCGCCGACCCGCAGGCGGCGCTCGACGGCGCCCGCTCGATCCTCACCGAGCGGTTCTCGGAGGACGCCGACCTGATCGGTGAGCTGCGGGAGCGCATGTGGGTGCGCGGACGCCTGGCGGCCAAGGTGCGGGACGGCAAGGAGGAGGCGGGCGCCAAGTTCGCCGACTACTTCGACTTCGCCGAGCCCTTCAAGGAGCTGCCCTCGCATCGTGTCCTCGCCATGCTGAGGGGTGAGAAGGAGGAGGTCCTCGACCTCGTCCTGGAGCCCGAGGAGCCCGCCGAGTCCCCGACCGCCCCTTCGTCGTACGAGGGGATCGTCGCCCAGCGTTTCGGGATCGCCGACCGCGGCCGTCCCGCCGACAAGTGGCTGAAGGACACGGTCCGCTGGGCCTGGCGGACCCGCCTTCTCGTGCACCTCGGCATCGACCTGCGGCTGCGGCTGCGCACCGCCGCCGAGGACGAGGCGGTCGACGTCTTCGCGGCGAACCTGCGGGACCTGCTGCTGGCCGCTCCGGCCGGCACGCGCGCGACGCTGGGTCTGGACCCCGGATTCCGCACGGGCGTGAAGGTCGCCGTGGTCGACGCGACCGGCAAGGTCGTCGCCACGGACGTCATCTACCCGCACGTCCCGGCGAACAAGTGGGACGAGGCCGTCGCCAAACTCGCCCGCCTCGCCAAGGAGCACACGGTCGACCTGATCGCGATCGGCAACGGCACGGCGTCCCGGGAGACGGACAAGCTCGCCGGTGAGCTCATCACCAAGCACCCCGAGCTGCAGCTCACCAAGGTGATGGTCTCCGAGGCGGGGGCGTCGGTGTACTCGGCGTCCGCGTTCGCCTCGCAGGAGCTGCCCGACATGGACGTGTCGCTGCGCGGCGCCGTCTCCATCGCGCGCCGGCTCCAGGACCCGCTGGCCGAGCTGGTGAAGATCGACCCGAAGTCCATCGGTGTCGGGCAGTACCAGCACGATCTGTCCGAGGTGAAGCTCTCCCGCTCCCTGGACGCGGTCGTGGAGGACTGTGTGAACGGCGTGGGCGTGGACGTCAACACGGCCTCCGCCCCGCTGCTCTCCCGTGTCTCCGGCATCACCTCGGGACTCGCCGAGAACATCGTGGCGCACCGCGACGCCAACGGCCCCTTCCGCTCCCGGACGTCCCTCAAGGACGTGGCCCGGCTCGGCCCGAAGGCGTACGAGCAGTGCGCGGGCTTCCTGCGGATCCGGGGCGGGGACGACCCGCTGGACGCGTCCAGCGTGCACCCCGAGGCGTACCCCGTGGTGCGGCGGATGGTGAAGACGGCGGGCAGCGAGGTCGCGACCCTGATCGGCAACACCGGTGTGCTGCGCTCGCTCAGGCCGGCCGATTTCGTGGACGAGACGTTCGGTCTGCCGACCGTCTCGGACATCCTGAAGGAGCTGGAGAAGCCGGGCCGCGACCCGCGGCCCGCGTTCAAGACGGCCACGTTCAAGGAGGGCGTCGAGAAGATCTCCGACCTGGCGTCCGGGATGGTGCTCGAAGGGGTCGTCACGAACGTGGCCGCCTTCGGCGCGTTCGTGGACATCGGCGTCCACCAGGACGGTCTGGTGCACGTCTCGGCGATGTCCAGGACGTTCGTCAAGGACCCGCGGGATGTCGTGAAGTCCGGTGACATCGTCAAGGTGAAGGTGCTCGACATCGACATCCCGCGCAAGCGGATCTCGCTGACGCTGCGCCTCGACGACGAGGCGACCGCGTCGGACCAGCAGGGTGAGGGCGGGCGTCCGCAGCGCGGCGGACGGCCTCCGCAGCAGCGCCAGCAACAGCGTCAGCCACGCGGCGGGGCGGGCGGCGGCGGTGGTGGTGGCGGAGGTTCGCGGCAGGCCGCTCCGCCGCCGGCCAACAGCGCGATGGCCGACGCGCTGCGGCGCGCCGGGCTGGTGGACCCGAAGAAGGGCCGTCGTTGA
- a CDS encoding putative glycolipid-binding domain-containing protein, with amino-acid sequence MVGSRVLTWEVTESKGYETSWITSGARSLRARGRAVGTVPEPYWISYELDTGDGFVTRRLCVSAETASGTRTLDLRHDGEGRWTADGEWLPDLGGALDCDLGPCPLTNAMPVLRHGLHLAPGEREFLMARVSVPDLAVRASQQTYTHLESGGEGGRVRFASGDHRSDLEFDTDGFVVDYPRMARRLAAGP; translated from the coding sequence ATGGTCGGCTCGCGTGTCCTTACCTGGGAAGTCACTGAGAGCAAGGGGTACGAGACCTCTTGGATCACGTCCGGCGCCCGCTCACTGCGGGCGCGCGGGCGTGCCGTCGGGACCGTTCCCGAGCCGTACTGGATCTCCTACGAGCTCGACACCGGCGACGGGTTCGTGACCCGGCGGCTGTGTGTGAGCGCCGAGACGGCCTCGGGCACCCGCACCCTCGATCTGCGGCACGACGGCGAGGGCCGCTGGACGGCGGACGGGGAGTGGCTGCCCGATCTCGGCGGCGCACTCGACTGCGACCTGGGGCCGTGCCCGCTGACGAACGCCATGCCGGTGCTGCGCCACGGGCTCCATCTCGCCCCGGGCGAGCGGGAGTTCCTGATGGCCCGGGTGTCCGTGCCGGACCTCGCCGTGCGGGCGTCGCAGCAGACGTACACCCATCTGGAGAGCGGTGGCGAGGGCGGCCGGGTCCGCTTCGCCTCCGGGGACCACCGCAGTGACCTGGAGTTCGACACGGACGGATTCGTCGTCGACTACCCCAGGATGGCGCGGCGGCTGGCGGCGGGCCCGTAA